In Mustela nigripes isolate SB6536 chromosome 2, MUSNIG.SB6536, whole genome shotgun sequence, a single window of DNA contains:
- the LOC132009610 gene encoding olfactory receptor 7G1-like, producing the protein MEPRNETDILEFLLLEVTEDPELQPLIFSLFLSMYLVTFMGNLLIILADISDPHLHTPMYFFLSNLSFTDICLSTTTVPKMLVNIQTQNQSITYTGCLTQVCFVLVFASLDSCILSVMAYDHYVAICYPLRYTVIMNSHLCGLFILLSLFISIVDALMHSLMLLQLTFCTDLEIPLFFCEVVQVIKIACSDTLINNILIYFATSIFGGIPLCGIIFSYTQIVSSVLRMPSAGGKYKAFSNCGSHLSVVSLFYGTAFGVYISSSLTNSSRNTAVVSMMYTVVPQMMKAFIYSLRNRDMKGALRKLIMFSTVAVAVCLPSRSA; encoded by the exons ATGGAACCCAGAAATGAAACAGacattttagaatttcttctCCTGGAAGTGACAGAGGATCCAGAACTGCAGCCCCTCATCTTCAGCCTGTTCCTGTCCATGTACCTGGTCACTTTCATGGGAAACCTGCTCATCATCCTGGCTGACATCTCAgacccccacctccacacccccatgtacttcttcctctccaacctgTCCTTTACTGACATCTGCTTAAGCACAACGACAGTCCCAAAGATGCTGGTGAACATCCAAACACAGAACCAGAGCATCACTTACACAGGCTGCCTCACACAGGTCTGCTTTGTCCTGGTTTTTGCAAGTTTGGATAGTTGTATTCTTTCAGTAATGGCTTATGACCACTATGTGGCCATTTGTTATCCACTAAGGTACACAGTCATTATGAACTCCCACCTCTGTGGCCTCTTCATACTTCTCTCCTTGTTTATTAGCATTGTGGATGCCTTGATGCACAGCCTGATGTTGTTGCAACTGACTTTCTGCACAGACCTTGAAatccctctcttcttctgtgaAGTTGTTCAGGTGATCAAGATTGCATGTTCTGATACCCTCATCAATAACATCCTGATATATTTTGCAACGAGCATATTTGGTGGTATTCCTCTGTGTGGAATCATTTTCTCTTACACTCAGATAGTGTCCTCTGTTTTGAGAATGCCATCAGCAGGTGGAAAGTATAAAGCTTTTTCCAACTGTGGGTCTCACCTGTCAGTTGTATCTTTGTTCTATGGGACAGCTTTTGGGGTATACATTAGTTCTTCTCTTACTAACTCTTCCAGAAACACTGCAGTGGTTTCCATGATGTACACTGTTGTCCCTCAAATGATGAAGGCCTTCATCTACAGCCTGAGGAACAGGGACATGAAGGGAGCCTTGAGGAAACTCATAA tgttttccacagtggctgtagcAGTTTGCCTTCCCTCCAGAAGTGCATGa
- the LOC132010940 gene encoding olfactory receptor 7G3-like, which produces MKSGNLSDTLEFFLLGLSEDPELQPLLFCLFLSVYLVSVVGNLLIILAIMYDTHLHTPMYFFLSNLAFVDICFTTTTFPKMLVNIQTRSKSISYAGCLTQICFVLTFAGLENGILVMMAFYRFVAICHPLRYNIIVNPKLCRLLVLLSFLISVLDALLHTLMVLRLSFCTDLEISHFFCELAHILKLACSDILINNILVYLVTSLLGVIPLSGIIISYTQIVSSVLKIPSAGGKYKAFSICGSHLIVVSLFYGTGFGVYLSSAATQSSRKSAIVSVMYTVVTPMMNPFIYSLRNKDMMGALRKLTSRI; this is translated from the coding sequence ATGAAATCCGGAAATCTCTCAGATACTCTAGAATTCTTCCTCCTGGGACTGTCAGAAGATCCAGAGCTACAGCCTCTCCTGTTCTGCCTGTTCTTGTCTGTGTATCTGGTCTCTGTGGTTGGGAATCTCCTCATCATCCTGGCCATTATGTATGACACCCACCttcacacccccatgtacttcttcctctctaaTCTGGCTTTTGTTGACATCTGTTTTACCACCACAACGTTCCCCAAGATGCTGGTGAACATCCAGACACGGAGCAAATCCATCAGTTACGCAGGCTGCCTCACCCAAATCTGCTTTGTCCTGACTTTCGCCGGGTTGGAAAATGGAATTCTTGTCATGATGGCCTTTTATCGATTTGTGGCCATCTGTCACCCACTGAGGTACAATATCATTGTGAACCCCAAACTCTGTAGGCTGCTGGTTCTGCTGTCCTTCCTTATTAGTGTTCTGGATGCCCTTCTCCACACTTTGATGGTGCTGCGGCTTTCCTTCTGCACAGATCTGGAGATTTCCCACTTTTTCTGTGAATTAGCTCATATTCTCAAGCTTGCCTGTTCCGATATCCTCATCAATAACATTCTTGTGTATTTAGTGACCAGCCTTTTGGGTGTTATTCCTCTCTCTGGGATAATTATCTCTTACACTCAAATTGTCTCCTCTGTCCTGAAAATCCCATCAGCTGGTGGAAAGTATAAGGCATTTTCCATCTGTGGGTCACACTTAATAGTTGTTTCCTTGTTCTATGGTACAGGTTTTGGGGTTTACCTTAGTTCTGCAGCTACACAGTCCTCGAGGAAGAGTGCAATAGTATCAGTGATGTACACTGTGGTCACCCCCATGATGAATCCCTTTATCTATAGTCTGAGGAACAAGGACATGATGGGGGCTTTGAGGAAACTTACCTCTAGAATATAA